In the Desulfatiglans anilini DSM 4660 genome, one interval contains:
- a CDS encoding hydantoinase/oxoprolinase family protein: MSQKRFRLGCDIGGTFTDFVLLDDQTGELTINKCLTTPKDPSDAVVQGIQELEGRVPGFVGGLDEVIHGTTLVINAIIERKGARTGLITTKGFRDVLELGREIRYAPYDTFAEFPTPLIPRRYRLEVDERVRSDGTVLRPLDAEEGRTVIRRLLDAGVESIAICLLNSFENPRHEQMLKALVLEEAPGLPVSISYDVLPQIREYERTSTTVTNAYVKPLTGRYLSRLSGRLKDIGFDGKLFIMLSSGGITSVETAAEFPVRIIESGPTAAVISGQYYGRLFNLPEMFCFDMGGTTAKSCLIQGGVAGVVPTFEVGRVQRFMKGSGLTIQVPVVDLMEIGAGGGSIAKVSRMGTLQVGPESSSADPGPICYGRGGTDPCVTDADLLLGYLDADYFLGGEMKLDLEAARRGVEEKIAGPLGVSFLQAVWGIHDLINETMAAAAKTHIAEKGGNPNVVTVAAFGGAGPVHAYGLAKKLGAPRLIVPPNAGVGSALGFFTAPRAFDLVRSHKVALEQADFASLEAIFREMETEGARTLQKAGGETISFQRSVDVRFVGQGSETNVLVPGGDFAEVEKEFIRAAFDEIYERLYGRTYKDSPVEFINFKVRASLPERLLQLPKCPRTGGSLADAVKGKRPAFSGITRDFIPYTVYDRYRLFAGAEFEGPAIIEERESTLIVGEDARVKIDEYGFLWIDMEEV; encoded by the coding sequence ATGTCCCAAAAGCGTTTTCGATTGGGTTGCGACATTGGGGGAACGTTCACCGACTTCGTTCTACTCGACGACCAGACCGGCGAACTGACGATCAACAAATGCCTGACGACGCCGAAGGACCCTTCGGATGCCGTGGTGCAGGGCATCCAGGAACTGGAGGGGCGGGTCCCTGGTTTTGTCGGGGGGTTGGATGAGGTCATCCACGGAACGACCCTGGTCATCAACGCCATCATCGAGCGCAAAGGGGCCAGGACCGGCCTGATCACCACGAAAGGGTTCCGCGACGTCCTGGAGTTGGGGCGTGAGATCCGGTACGCGCCCTATGACACCTTCGCCGAATTCCCCACGCCGCTCATCCCCAGGCGATACCGTCTCGAAGTGGACGAACGGGTCCGCAGCGACGGCACGGTTCTGAGGCCGCTCGATGCGGAGGAGGGCCGGACGGTCATCCGCCGGCTGCTGGATGCGGGGGTGGAGTCGATCGCGATTTGCCTTCTGAACTCGTTCGAGAACCCCCGGCACGAACAGATGCTGAAGGCCCTGGTTCTCGAGGAGGCGCCCGGGCTACCCGTCTCCATCTCCTACGATGTCCTGCCGCAGATCCGGGAATACGAACGAACGAGCACCACGGTCACCAATGCCTATGTCAAACCCTTGACCGGCCGTTACCTCTCCCGTCTTTCCGGGCGATTGAAGGACATCGGCTTCGATGGAAAGCTCTTCATCATGCTGTCGAGCGGGGGGATCACGTCGGTGGAGACCGCCGCCGAGTTCCCGGTCCGGATCATCGAGTCGGGCCCGACCGCGGCGGTGATTTCCGGTCAGTATTACGGCCGGCTGTTCAATCTGCCCGAGATGTTCTGCTTCGACATGGGGGGTACCACCGCCAAGTCCTGCCTCATTCAGGGAGGCGTTGCCGGCGTGGTGCCGACCTTCGAGGTGGGGCGGGTGCAGCGGTTCATGAAGGGGAGCGGCCTCACGATCCAGGTGCCGGTGGTGGACCTGATGGAGATCGGCGCGGGCGGCGGCAGCATCGCCAAGGTGAGCCGCATGGGGACGCTCCAGGTCGGTCCGGAGAGTTCGAGCGCGGACCCCGGTCCCATCTGCTACGGGCGGGGGGGGACGGATCCGTGCGTGACGGATGCCGACCTGCTGCTGGGGTATCTGGACGCGGACTACTTTCTGGGCGGCGAGATGAAGCTCGACCTGGAGGCTGCGCGCCGAGGGGTGGAGGAAAAGATCGCCGGACCGCTGGGTGTCAGCTTTCTGCAGGCCGTCTGGGGGATCCATGATCTGATCAACGAGACCATGGCCGCAGCGGCCAAGACCCACATCGCCGAAAAGGGCGGCAACCCGAACGTGGTGACGGTGGCGGCCTTCGGGGGCGCCGGTCCGGTGCACGCCTATGGCCTGGCCAAGAAGCTCGGTGCCCCGCGATTGATTGTGCCGCCGAACGCCGGGGTGGGTTCGGCCCTTGGGTTTTTCACGGCCCCCAGGGCCTTCGACCTTGTGCGGAGCCACAAGGTGGCGCTGGAGCAGGCGGATTTCGCCTCGCTGGAGGCCATCTTCCGGGAGATGGAGACGGAAGGGGCGCGGACGCTCCAGAAGGCGGGCGGAGAGACGATCAGCTTCCAGCGCTCTGTGGATGTGCGCTTCGTCGGACAGGGTTCGGAGACCAATGTCCTCGTGCCCGGCGGCGATTTTGCCGAAGTCGAAAAGGAGTTTATCCGGGCGGCCTTCGACGAGATCTATGAACGGCTCTACGGCCGGACCTACAAGGATTCGCCGGTCGAGTTCATCAATTTCAAGGTGCGCGCGAGCCTGCCCGAGCGGCTGCTGCAACTCCCGAAATGCCCGCGGACCGGCGGAAGCCTCGCGGACGCCGTGAAGGGGAAGCGCCCGGCCTTCTCGGGAATCACCCGGGACTTCATTCCCTATACCGTCTATGACCGCTACCGCCTCTTCGCCGGGGCGGAATTCGAGGGCCCCGCGATCATCGAGGAGCGCGAGTCCACCTTGATCGTCGGCGAAGATGCCCGGGTGAAGATCGACGAATATGGTTTTCTCTGGATCGATATGGAGGAGGTGTAA